In Prosthecobacter dejongeii, a genomic segment contains:
- a CDS encoding tetratricopeptide repeat protein, with translation MALLPYYSATRFRILMFSLIWGCAGYADAHGDYHEVVSEIEKALKNEPKNADLHFRLAVICEEHGEWSSALVALECAERLAPGQYPVALVQGMALAKGGQWRAAESMLNEFLATHPKHAKALTERARVRIQLQRPDEAICDFQEVIENCSQPEAEVFFEMADVWLSKGNITESARVLNEAVTKLQSHPELLERAFEMTVNAGQYEVALRHLEGLYQVSPKPHEWLARKAQLLGQWGRPKEAQKIWLELRDHILARPNLERGQPYFATLLEKAQRALGETPATTVVVAPPAPVKVTPLVR, from the coding sequence ATGGCACTCCTGCCTTATTATTCTGCTACTCGCTTTCGCATTCTGATGTTCAGCCTCATTTGGGGCTGCGCGGGGTATGCTGATGCCCATGGAGATTACCATGAGGTGGTGAGCGAGATTGAGAAGGCATTGAAGAACGAGCCGAAAAATGCGGACCTGCATTTTCGCCTCGCTGTGATCTGTGAGGAACATGGCGAGTGGAGCTCGGCTTTGGTGGCGCTGGAGTGTGCAGAAAGGCTTGCGCCAGGCCAATACCCAGTGGCGCTGGTGCAGGGTATGGCTCTCGCCAAAGGCGGCCAATGGCGGGCAGCAGAATCCATGTTGAATGAGTTTCTAGCAACGCATCCGAAACATGCGAAGGCGCTCACAGAACGTGCCCGGGTGCGAATCCAACTCCAGCGACCGGACGAAGCGATCTGTGACTTTCAAGAAGTGATCGAGAATTGCAGCCAGCCAGAAGCTGAGGTGTTTTTTGAAATGGCTGATGTTTGGCTCTCAAAGGGCAATATCACCGAATCAGCAAGGGTATTGAATGAAGCAGTAACAAAATTGCAATCGCACCCTGAACTGCTCGAAAGAGCCTTCGAAATGACGGTGAATGCGGGACAGTATGAGGTGGCACTACGTCACCTAGAAGGGCTGTACCAAGTCAGTCCAAAGCCGCATGAATGGCTAGCGCGAAAGGCGCAACTACTAGGTCAGTGGGGACGGCCGAAAGAGGCCCAAAAGATCTGGCTGGAGTTAAGAGATCACATCCTAGCCCGACCGAATTTAGAACGAGGACAACCTTACTTCGCTACCCTGTTAGAGAAGGCCCAGCGAGCCCTCGGGGAGACGCCAGCGACCACTGTCGTGGTGGCTCCGCCTGCTCCCGTCAAAGTCACACCATTAGTCCGCTAA
- a CDS encoding Ig-like domain-containing protein, with translation MIRLPHVLAMACFWLPLFVAAQSTEFGGLTVTQNDAGNEETSVTLTKKAGSSAHFSIEGGNRGDYSLNFGTGVDPDVGVLIPIVSELSRDNTAQGDTIGRFFATAGFGPNDGLTDYTIALFSSPAGGEVNMDVNFGFFPYTRWIGGIARNTVNNGELTQLVGNSALGLNTHFIDLASPSGQYTLNLNSLTGNNAAQNGILLVAGARNEDNYALSQANANGSFTIYSHDNGVDGASYENDGVGFVYLPLDKVGSEKLTAIGRVNGDASLDISAHTPGKNIGVTKGATGIWYLTIAGESNQTGTLLVSPEGGVGNTTDNIVSSAWDQANNRWVIECRDLPAATPNLQNASAAADDVFSFAFFTAPVLPVVTLTSPAPAASATGTANFDLEATATDADGSVIHVEFLRNGAVIATDSSAPYSFTDVGLTAGHYDYQARATDNEGNVATTPLTQVTITLDPASIPANTALSFDGQNDYVTMGTAPTLNVGQMSDAGFTLECWFRREGAGRTSGSGSGGVSAVPLFGKGRGESDGSNVDCNIFFGINSAGQLVADFEAQPGTGIAAGVNFPITASHDPVSNNAWHHAAATFDHGSSTWKLYLNGVEVGTTTVTANARPRYDSIQHFGIGTALNSAGLAEGAFRGRIDEARVWNYARSATEIASSKDQPIISATGLIGRFGLNEGSGTTTASSAGADVGALTSGPLWVAGVPFGVPNIEPTITLTQPPRVSSAAVSSPVTFEAIAADEDGPVVKVDFLVDGVKVGEDSSAPYQYIWLAPAIGQYTVTARVLDERGATRESDVATLHILPSANHPAVALSTPANETSVTEASVQLKADVFDDNGDAMTVTFYGRHTTPIAPGPDFNLIQIPDTQFYSEGASGHADTITVQQLIATFGAQTKWVVDNRNARNIAFVSHMGDIVQKGNNGGNDIEWTRASAAMARLENPVTTLLAHGVPFGVAPGNHDIDPIGNYDGGSTSFYNQYFGINRFAKRTYWGGNYGSDNTNNYQLFSASGLDFIAIHFAYDTTPNAAILNWADALLKAHPHRRAIATSHSIIGGGNPANFSAQGRGIYDALKDNPNFFLMLCGHIHAEGRRADVYEGRTVYSVLSDYQGTTNGGNGFLRTLTFSPASNSIRLQSYSPTLDRAVNASDDIPSWESTVQLPYNMQVPVMNWVPLGTVAVPAGGSVAALNWTGLEAGKNYEWYAAVSDGSLTSSSTPRRFSTIENQAPTITLDTPIEGAAFATPVTINLTATAADADGSIRRVEFYREGVKLGEDTTAPYAFAWTNPSLGTHNLSAVAVDNTNAATLSNIAKITVQVGDELPTISITAPSNGTAIPAPGNVTLTVNALDKEAPVSQVEFFKGTAAMTSLGLDTQAPFSLSLTNLPPGTYTFTAKATDSLGQVADSVAVTVSVFVEAPVPTDSKKRSVGLFDLPAWTVVGTSLPPYDFNLPGNNEGDLSLKISGAVIPFNSGITLATNWNSPTTISAGLNALDNLALPFAGTDGSANISVLDNANDNSSTANPATAEETAGISVAYLPYEAGWTGASVDSTGAILSGNLPAGVSVSLLSVLGTYGIDGLSTAGNLLAVTNGNGGSLGDNVCSIRTEDGRWVVDVRDNDASGQAGTFSFVYIPAETMGVFAAAISSGGAVTHMNAGLSELGLTAIPGSEGMDLLFGDGTVINPSTAALLITADSSRSAAAEDNIVAWATNGNQFRVFTQDLPQINGTHQPIDLRILVIPFSTSNAASVVTLTAPDSAAGESGSDQAVLFTISRTGSTTSALTVPLAAAGSATTGLDYSGFQNSIVIPEGQSSANLPLVILPDDLAEGGEVVQIAAVADTSYTLGMNSSATASIADRPVQNWSFNLIQDSAKRGANDDADGDGVSNLLEYYMGSLPGDSRNKGMMSITVTQSNAIFGFNRALNRQDITAEVEWSTDLIHWFRSGQNNGSLSLNVALTTESSPAEDPQVMQAIATPATGETLPSRVFFRLSVRE, from the coding sequence ATGATTCGTTTGCCTCATGTTTTAGCAATGGCCTGTTTCTGGCTACCCCTTTTCGTCGCAGCTCAAAGCACCGAGTTTGGAGGACTTACGGTGACCCAAAATGATGCCGGCAATGAGGAGACCTCTGTCACCCTCACGAAGAAGGCGGGGAGCTCAGCCCACTTTTCTATCGAAGGGGGAAACCGAGGTGACTATAGCCTAAACTTCGGCACGGGTGTGGATCCAGATGTTGGGGTGCTCATTCCCATCGTTTCTGAATTGTCGCGAGATAACACGGCCCAAGGTGACACCATCGGTCGTTTTTTTGCCACGGCGGGTTTCGGTCCCAATGATGGTCTAACAGATTATACCATCGCACTATTCAGTTCTCCGGCTGGAGGCGAGGTGAATATGGATGTCAATTTTGGTTTCTTCCCTTACACTCGATGGATCGGCGGTATCGCCCGAAATACTGTCAATAATGGCGAGCTGACTCAGTTGGTAGGAAACTCTGCCTTGGGATTAAATACCCACTTCATTGATCTCGCCTCGCCCAGTGGGCAATACACGCTCAACCTCAATTCCCTCACCGGAAACAATGCCGCTCAGAACGGAATCCTCTTGGTCGCTGGAGCACGAAACGAAGATAACTACGCTTTGTCCCAAGCGAACGCGAATGGCTCGTTTACAATCTATAGCCATGACAATGGAGTGGATGGAGCCAGCTATGAAAATGACGGGGTCGGTTTTGTGTACTTGCCACTCGATAAAGTCGGGAGCGAAAAACTCACTGCGATTGGCCGAGTCAATGGCGATGCTAGCCTGGATATTTCCGCCCATACTCCAGGTAAAAACATCGGTGTCACCAAAGGTGCAACAGGTATCTGGTATCTCACAATCGCCGGAGAATCTAACCAGACTGGCACGCTCTTGGTGAGTCCGGAGGGTGGTGTGGGCAACACTACAGATAACATCGTTTCATCCGCCTGGGATCAGGCAAATAACCGTTGGGTTATTGAATGTCGCGATCTTCCCGCAGCAACGCCTAACCTTCAAAATGCTTCAGCGGCCGCAGATGATGTCTTCAGCTTTGCTTTCTTTACCGCGCCAGTATTGCCAGTCGTGACGCTGACGTCCCCTGCCCCGGCAGCCTCAGCCACGGGAACTGCAAATTTTGACTTGGAAGCCACCGCGACAGATGCCGATGGCAGTGTGATCCACGTGGAATTTCTGCGCAACGGGGCAGTCATTGCAACAGATAGCAGCGCCCCGTATTCGTTCACAGATGTCGGTCTAACAGCCGGTCATTATGACTACCAAGCTAGAGCTACGGATAATGAAGGAAATGTGGCCACTACACCCCTAACCCAGGTGACCATCACGCTGGATCCCGCCAGCATCCCAGCCAACACAGCCTTGTCATTCGATGGCCAGAATGACTACGTGACGATGGGAACTGCGCCGACACTGAACGTGGGGCAAATGAGCGATGCAGGATTCACCCTGGAATGCTGGTTCAGGCGTGAGGGAGCTGGCCGTACATCAGGCTCAGGTTCAGGAGGTGTGAGTGCTGTGCCGCTTTTTGGCAAAGGCCGTGGGGAAAGCGATGGCAGTAACGTGGACTGCAACATCTTCTTTGGTATCAATTCAGCGGGACAACTCGTGGCTGACTTTGAAGCACAGCCCGGCACTGGCATCGCTGCGGGTGTAAACTTCCCCATCACGGCCAGCCACGACCCTGTGTCTAACAATGCCTGGCATCACGCGGCCGCAACGTTTGACCATGGCTCAAGCACGTGGAAATTGTATCTCAATGGAGTGGAAGTAGGCACGACAACAGTCACCGCAAATGCGCGCCCACGTTATGACAGCATTCAGCATTTTGGTATCGGCACCGCTTTGAATTCTGCCGGTCTTGCAGAAGGTGCATTTAGAGGGCGTATTGATGAAGCACGTGTCTGGAATTATGCACGGAGTGCGACAGAGATCGCTTCGAGTAAAGATCAACCCATCATCAGTGCTACGGGCTTGATCGGACGTTTTGGTCTCAATGAAGGCAGCGGCACAACGACTGCGAGTTCGGCCGGAGCTGATGTCGGCGCACTGACCAGTGGCCCCCTTTGGGTGGCTGGTGTGCCTTTTGGTGTGCCAAATATCGAACCCACGATCACACTGACTCAGCCGCCACGAGTGTCCAGCGCGGCAGTCTCATCCCCCGTTACTTTTGAGGCGATCGCTGCTGACGAAGATGGCCCCGTGGTTAAGGTGGATTTCTTGGTGGACGGGGTGAAAGTGGGGGAAGACTCGAGCGCCCCTTATCAATACATTTGGTTAGCCCCTGCGATCGGTCAATACACGGTTACTGCCCGGGTGCTGGACGAACGAGGAGCAACCCGTGAAAGCGATGTAGCCACCCTGCATATTCTTCCCTCAGCGAATCATCCTGCGGTGGCATTATCTACACCAGCGAATGAAACCTCAGTTACTGAAGCCTCAGTTCAGCTAAAGGCGGATGTTTTTGACGACAACGGCGATGCGATGACCGTAACTTTTTACGGTCGTCATACCACGCCAATAGCTCCAGGCCCCGATTTCAATCTCATCCAAATCCCTGACACTCAATTCTATTCTGAGGGTGCATCTGGCCATGCCGATACCATCACGGTGCAGCAACTCATCGCCACTTTTGGAGCGCAAACGAAGTGGGTCGTGGACAACAGGAATGCTCGCAATATCGCCTTTGTGAGTCACATGGGAGACATCGTGCAAAAGGGTAACAATGGAGGCAACGACATCGAATGGACACGAGCCTCTGCTGCCATGGCACGCTTAGAAAATCCGGTGACCACGCTGCTCGCACACGGAGTCCCCTTTGGCGTGGCACCGGGCAATCATGACATCGACCCTATTGGCAACTATGACGGTGGTTCTACCTCCTTTTATAATCAATATTTTGGCATCAATCGTTTCGCCAAGCGAACCTATTGGGGAGGAAACTATGGCAGTGACAATACGAATAACTATCAGCTTTTCAGCGCGAGTGGACTGGATTTCATCGCCATTCACTTTGCCTATGATACGACCCCAAATGCCGCCATCCTCAACTGGGCAGATGCTTTACTGAAAGCTCATCCACATCGGCGAGCTATCGCCACCAGCCATTCCATCATCGGCGGTGGTAATCCAGCCAATTTTAGCGCACAAGGTCGAGGCATCTATGATGCGCTGAAGGACAACCCGAACTTTTTTCTCATGCTCTGCGGGCACATCCATGCAGAGGGACGGAGAGCAGATGTTTACGAGGGCCGAACCGTTTACTCGGTGCTTTCCGATTACCAAGGGACGACCAATGGCGGCAATGGATTTCTTCGGACTCTGACCTTCTCACCCGCGAGCAATTCCATCCGTCTGCAAAGTTACTCCCCCACTCTTGATCGTGCTGTCAATGCCAGTGATGATATTCCCTCTTGGGAATCCACGGTTCAGCTTCCTTACAATATGCAGGTTCCAGTGATGAACTGGGTGCCATTGGGTACAGTTGCCGTACCAGCAGGGGGCAGTGTGGCTGCCCTGAATTGGACAGGCCTCGAAGCTGGAAAAAACTACGAGTGGTATGCCGCTGTTTCCGATGGTAGCCTAACCAGTAGTTCTACACCCCGGCGTTTCAGCACGATAGAGAACCAGGCGCCGACGATTACCTTAGATACCCCTATCGAGGGGGCTGCTTTTGCTACACCCGTGACTATCAATCTCACCGCCACAGCAGCAGATGCGGATGGTTCTATCCGGCGTGTGGAATTCTACCGAGAAGGGGTGAAGTTGGGAGAAGACACGACGGCTCCGTATGCCTTTGCATGGACAAATCCATCGTTAGGCACGCACAATCTTTCGGCGGTTGCGGTGGACAATACGAATGCGGCCACGCTTTCCAACATCGCTAAAATCACTGTTCAGGTAGGTGATGAATTGCCCACTATTTCGATAACTGCTCCCAGCAATGGCACGGCGATCCCAGCACCTGGGAATGTGACACTAACGGTCAATGCTCTCGATAAAGAGGCACCCGTGAGTCAGGTGGAATTTTTCAAAGGAACTGCAGCCATGACCTCTCTGGGATTGGATACCCAGGCCCCATTCAGCCTCAGTCTAACCAATCTACCGCCAGGCACGTACACATTCACCGCCAAAGCCACCGACAGCCTCGGGCAAGTTGCAGATTCTGTTGCAGTGACGGTGTCCGTTTTCGTCGAAGCCCCGGTGCCCACTGATTCCAAAAAACGCTCGGTCGGTTTGTTTGACCTGCCAGCGTGGACAGTCGTGGGAACCAGCCTACCGCCCTATGATTTCAACTTGCCTGGAAACAACGAGGGTGATTTGTCCCTGAAGATTTCTGGTGCAGTGATCCCCTTCAATTCTGGCATTACGCTGGCAACGAACTGGAACAGCCCAACGACCATCTCTGCCGGCTTAAATGCTCTGGACAATCTTGCTCTGCCTTTTGCGGGGACGGATGGCAGTGCCAATATCAGCGTGCTGGACAATGCGAATGACAACAGCTCTACCGCAAACCCTGCCACAGCCGAAGAGACAGCAGGTATCAGTGTGGCCTACTTGCCGTATGAAGCAGGATGGACAGGTGCAAGTGTGGATAGCACGGGCGCGATTTTGAGTGGCAATCTTCCTGCGGGGGTATCTGTGTCTCTGCTGAGTGTTCTAGGAACTTATGGGATCGATGGACTGTCCACGGCAGGCAATTTACTGGCAGTGACCAATGGCAATGGGGGATCCTTAGGAGACAATGTTTGCTCGATTCGCACCGAGGACGGTCGGTGGGTGGTGGATGTGCGTGACAATGATGCGTCTGGGCAGGCGGGCACGTTTAGCTTTGTGTACATTCCAGCAGAGACGATGGGCGTTTTTGCAGCGGCCATCAGCAGTGGAGGGGCAGTCACCCACATGAATGCAGGCCTGAGTGAATTGGGACTCACCGCAATCCCTGGATCTGAGGGAATGGACCTACTTTTCGGTGATGGAACAGTCATCAATCCCTCGACAGCAGCACTCTTGATCACCGCTGATTCATCCCGATCTGCGGCAGCGGAAGATAACATCGTGGCGTGGGCCACTAACGGCAATCAGTTCCGAGTATTTACCCAGGATTTACCACAGATCAACGGGACGCATCAGCCGATCGATCTACGCATCCTTGTGATTCCGTTTTCGACATCCAATGCAGCCAGCGTTGTCACACTTACAGCGCCTGATTCTGCCGCCGGTGAAAGCGGAAGCGACCAAGCTGTGTTGTTTACTATTTCACGCACTGGCAGCACGACCAGTGCCCTAACGGTGCCTCTAGCCGCGGCTGGCAGTGCTACCACTGGACTGGATTATTCAGGATTTCAGAACTCCATCGTCATCCCAGAGGGGCAATCGTCTGCCAATTTACCCTTGGTGATTTTACCGGATGACCTAGCTGAAGGTGGAGAGGTGGTCCAAATCGCAGCTGTTGCAGATACAAGTTACACCCTTGGGATGAATTCAAGTGCCACAGCTAGCATTGCCGACCGGCCTGTTCAAAATTGGTCTTTCAACCTGATCCAAGATTCCGCCAAACGAGGTGCCAATGATGACGCTGATGGTGATGGTGTGTCGAATCTTTTGGAATACTACATGGGCTCTCTGCCTGGAGACAGTCGGAACAAAGGCATGATGTCCATCACGGTGACTCAGAGTAACGCGATCTTTGGTTTTAACCGCGCCTTGAATCGGCAGGACATCACAGCCGAAGTCGAATGGTCCACAGATCTGATTCATTGGTTCCGGAGTGGCCAGAACAATGGCAGTCTTTCACTCAACGTCGCACTCACCACTGAATCATCCCCCGCAGAGGATCCGCAAGTGATGCAAGCGATCGCCACTCCTGCGACGGGGGAAACATTGCCGAGCCGTGTTTTTTTCCGTTTGAGTGTGCGAGAGTAG
- a CDS encoding host attachment protein: protein MKTLPELLIVTDRGHFIAYRGHAEGRITALDAMDIPESLEKLSDQVTDKAGGFSAMESMGQGNSSAERLPLEAELELRAIRKIGQRIGELIDEHNIDTWGLVASPEIHGAVLDQLPPLMRDKLVLRVKKNLNGQTPEELLKRLAEV from the coding sequence ATGAAAACCTTGCCTGAACTTCTTATCGTCACGGATCGCGGACACTTCATTGCCTATCGCGGACATGCAGAGGGGCGAATCACTGCCCTTGATGCCATGGACATTCCTGAATCACTGGAAAAATTAAGCGACCAAGTCACCGACAAAGCCGGTGGCTTTTCTGCCATGGAATCCATGGGACAGGGCAATTCATCCGCCGAGCGACTGCCCTTGGAAGCCGAGTTGGAACTGCGCGCTATTCGCAAGATTGGTCAGCGAATCGGGGAATTGATCGACGAACATAACATCGACACCTGGGGACTGGTGGCCTCACCTGAGATTCACGGTGCCGTTTTAGACCAACTGCCACCACTCATGCGTGACAAATTGGTCCTGCGAGTGAAGAAAAATCTGAATGGACAAACGCCAGAAGAACTCTTGAAGAGACTGGCCGAGGTGTGA
- a CDS encoding PIG-L deacetylase family protein, with the protein MPSVLALFAHPDDIEFVAAGTMLLLQERGWDLHYMNMCTGNGGSVQMDGPTTSRTRLAEGQEAARILGATFYPPIADDLELTYSVPLLRKVAAVVREAQPTIVLTHSPADYMEDHQNAQRLACTAAFAHPIQNFVTDPQRPSFLHDVTVYHAMPHGLCDPLRKRIHAGAYVNTTSVHAKKRESLAAHVSQKHWLDVTQGMDSYLVSMDESSRKVGALSGQFEFAEGWRRHLHLGFSATAVDPLKDALGEDCLINESYEASLKE; encoded by the coding sequence ATGCCCTCCGTACTCGCTCTCTTCGCCCATCCTGATGACATTGAATTTGTTGCCGCTGGCACCATGCTCCTCCTCCAGGAGCGCGGCTGGGACCTGCATTACATGAATATGTGCACGGGCAATGGTGGCTCGGTGCAAATGGATGGCCCCACCACCTCCCGCACACGTCTGGCGGAAGGGCAGGAGGCCGCCCGCATCCTGGGGGCCACGTTTTACCCGCCCATCGCCGATGACCTGGAGCTCACTTACAGCGTGCCATTGCTGCGTAAAGTAGCTGCGGTGGTCCGTGAGGCACAGCCCACCATCGTCCTCACTCATTCACCTGCCGATTACATGGAAGATCATCAGAATGCGCAACGACTGGCTTGCACCGCCGCGTTTGCCCACCCGATCCAGAATTTCGTCACCGATCCGCAACGCCCCTCCTTCCTGCATGACGTGACCGTTTATCATGCCATGCCTCACGGGCTCTGCGATCCCCTCCGCAAGCGCATCCACGCCGGTGCTTATGTCAACACCACCAGCGTCCATGCGAAAAAGCGCGAATCCCTCGCTGCCCACGTCAGCCAAAAGCATTGGCTGGATGTCACGCAGGGCATGGATTCCTACCTCGTCAGCATGGATGAATCTTCGCGCAAGGTCGGGGCCCTTTCTGGTCAGTTTGAGTTTGCCGAAGGCTGGCGTCGTCATTTGCATCTGGGCTTCAGTGCCACCGCAGTGGATCCTCTCAAAGATGCCTTGGGTGAAGACTGCCTTATCAATGAAAGCTATGAAGCCTCGCTGAAAGAGTAG